The following DNA comes from Vannielia litorea.
GACGCCATCCGCCGCAACTATCCGGTAATCGGCCGCTTCCGGCACCTCTTTTCCACCTTGGGCGAGTTCTTCCGGCAGTACTTCTTTGCGATGGACCGCGAGGAGCTGCCGTTCAACCGGGCGCAGCGGGACTGGGTGAAGCACGCGGCTGCGGGCCATTCCAACACCGTCGCCTTTGGCTCCACTCGCAACATCAGCGTTGTGGGCACGCCGATCTTCGTCAACGCCGCCTTCCCGCCCCTCGATGACCAGTTCGCCTCGACCGAGCCGATGCTGATCGGCCCGCACTGCCGCACGCCCCATACGGCGAAGTCGATCTTCAACATCTCTGGCATGTCTTACGGTGCCCTTTCCAAGCCCGCCGTCCGGGCGCTCAGTCGGGGGGCCAAGCTGGCCGACATCTGGATGAATACGGGCGAGGGCGGGGTGAGCCCTTATCACTTCGAAGGCGGGTGCGACCTCGTCTTTCAGATCGGCACCGCCAAATACGGCGTGCGCGACCATGACGGGAACCTCTCGGACGAAAAGCTCGGCGAACTGGCCGACCATCCGCAGGTGAAGATGATTGAGGTGAAGCTGGCGCAAGGGGCAAAGCCGGGGAAGGGGGGCATATTGCCCGCTGCCAAGGTGACGCCCGAGATTGCCGAGATCCGGGGCATCCGCGTGGGCGAGGCTTCGATTTCGCCCAACCGCCACCCCGAGATCGACGACTGGGCCGACCTTCTCGACTATATTGCCCATGTGCGCGAGGTCACCGGCAAGCCCGTGGGCTTCAAGACGGTGATCGGCAACATCGAGGTCTGGCGACCGCTCTTCAAACTAATCGAAGAGCGCGGCGAGGCCTCCGCGCCGGACTTCATTACTATCGACGGCGGGGAAGGGGGCACGGGGGCGGCCCCCATGCCATTGATGGACCTCGTCGGCATGCCGATCCGCGAGGCGCTGCCGCTCTTCAACAACCTGCGCGACGAGTTCGGGCTGAAGGAACGCATCCGCCTCGTGGCCTCCGGCAAGATGGTGAACCCCGGCGACGTGGCCCTCGCGCTGGCGCTGGGCGCCGACTTTGTGACCTCGGCGCGCGGCTTCATGTTCTCGCTTGGCTGCATCCAGGCGCTGAAGTGCAACAAGAACACCTGCCCGACCGGCATCACCACCCACAACCCGCGCTTCCAGAAAGGGCTGGTGGTGGAAGACAAAGACAGGAAGGTGGCCGCCTACGCCAAGTCGGTGATCAAGGAGGTTGAGACGATTGCTCACTCGGTCGGTGTGGCCGAGCCCCGGTTGATGCGGCGGCGGCATGTGCGGCTGGTGCAGCCCGATGGCACCTCGATCCCGTTCAACCGCATCCTGCCCAGCTTCAACGCGCCGCCCGAATGAGCGGCGCGTTTTGTTTCAGCCTCTGACGATCCTGTAAGCAAACCGGCTCGTGAGAAATGTTTCAGGTTTCGGCCTCTATATACTGTGTGGGGATAGAAGGAGACGAACATGGCCCACCGCTGGACGAACAAACTGACCAAAGCCGATGTGACGCCCGAGGCAATCTGGCTGAACCGGCGCCAGATCATCGCCGGTCTGACGGCGGCGGGCATGGCCGGTGCGCTGGCGGGGCGGGCCGAAGCGGCGGGCGACACGCTTGAGCCGAACAGCTTTGACGACATCACCAGCTACAACAACTACTACGAGTTCGGCACCGGCAAGAACGACCCAGCCGACAATGCGGGCGCACTCGATACTTCCAACTGGTCGATCGAGATTGACGGCATGGTCGACCGCCCCGGCACCTACACGCTTGCCGATCTCATCGATGGTCTGACTGAGGAAGAGCGGATTTATCGCTTCCGCTGTGTCGAGGCCTGGTCGATGATCGTGCCATGGAACGGTTTCGAACTGGCTGACCTGCTGGCCAAAGCCGGTGTTCAGGAGGCCGCGCGTTACGTAGCCTTTGAAACCGTGGTTCAGCCCGAGAACATGCCGGGCGTGCGGCGCAAGGTGATCCCGTTCCCCTATGTCGAGGGGCTGCGGATCGATGAGGCCATGCACCCGCTGACGATGATGGCGACCGGCATCTACGGGAAACCCATGCCCAACCAGAACGGCGCGCCGATCCGGTTGGTGGTGCCGTGGAAGTATGGCTTCAAGTCGATCAAGAGCATCGTGCGCATCAGCCTCGTGGCCGATGAGCCGCCGACGACCTGGAATAACCTGAATGCGCGGGAGTACGGCTTCTATTCCAACGTGAACCCGCAAGTGAGCCATCCGCGCTGGAGCCAGGCTTCGGAGCGGGTGATCGGCGGCGGGCTCTTCGCCAAGCGGCAAGAGACCCTCATGTTCAACGGATACGAGGAAGAGGTGGCCGCGCTCTACGACGGTATGGATCTCACGAAGAACTACTGAGCCACCGATGATCGACGCGCTGAATACCTCGCTCCGGAAGCTGCCTGCATGGACACTCTATATAGTGGCCCCGCTGCCGGCCGCCTTTTGGCTGTGGCAGGGCGCGACTGGCGCGAGCGGGCCGGAGCCGATCAAGGCGCTTGAACACAGCTTGGGCGAGTTCGCACTTCAACTGCTCATCGTCGGCCTGGCCGTCACGCCGCTGCGCAAGTGGACAGGTCTGAACCTGCTGAAGTTCCGCCGGGCGATCGGGGTGGTCTCCTTCTTCTATGTACTGCTCCACTTCCTCACTTGGCTGGTGCTCGACATGTCGCTGCTCTGGGGGCAGATCCTCGGCGACATCGTCAAACGCCCCTACATCACCATCGGCTTCATCGGTTTCGTTCTGCTGATCCCGCTGGCGGTCACTTCCAATAATGCGTCGGTCCGCAAACTCGGCGCGCGGTGGCGGAAGCTGCATAAGCTCGTCTACCCGGCCGTTCTGCTCGGCGGGCTGCACTGGGTGTGGCTTGCGAAGGGCTGGCAGGTAGAGCCGCTCCTCTACATGGGCGCGATTCTGGCGATCTTGGCGCTCCGAGTGATTCCGAAACCCCGGAAAAGAGCGCTCGTCGCCTGAATCACTCCGAGTCGCCCGACTCGCAGAGGTGAATCGGCGGGTGAATCGAAGAATCTTCACCCCCGATGCAGAAAATTTCGACCTGACTCGCCGATTCATCCGCCTCCAGCCCCCACGATTCACCGAAACACCCCCTCGATTCCGGTTTCTTGGGGGGCTGATTCAAAGCTGACCCTACGTCCGAGTCTGTGGATAAGTCGCAAATCGCCTCGATTCTGACCGGCAAGACAGACCGCCAAGCCCGGAAAGCGCCGCCGCGCAGAAAAAGTTCGCGCGCAAACCCCTTGTTTTTATGGCTTTTCTCGAAGGCGCTAAAAAAATGTCATCTTTCTCCAAAAAAGCCCTTGCGGGGTCCGGCCCTGAACCGTAAATACCCCCTCACCGGCGGCGCTGAGGCGCACAACGGAACGCCAGACGGAACAACGGAGCGACGCTCCAGCGGGAAGGAAGGCAACAAAATAGAGGTAAGTGAGGCGGGGCGCGCCAAGTAAGTTAGGGCGCATCTCGGTGATTTTGTCTCTACGCTCTTTGAAATCGATGGTATCTGAAGAGATATGCGGGCGGTTTGGTCCATGCGACTGACAACCTCGTATATCGCGCTCTTAGGCTTCGGCCGATGATAGAGTGTCAGCTTCACTGTTTGGCGGCTCACGGTTCTTCGGAACTTGGAGCACATCAAACAGAGACTTTCCTGACCATAGCCGGTCAGGAAGATGTGCGAGGTTCGACGTCAAGGATAGCAGGGTAACCTGCTTTCAACTTGAGAGTTTGATCCTGGCTCAGAACGAACGCTGGCGGCAGGCCTAACACATGCAAGTCGAGCGCACCTTCGGGTGAGCGGCGGACGGGTTAGTAACGCGTGGGAACGTACCCTTCTCTAAGGAATAGCCTCGGGAAACTGAGAGTAATACCTTATACGCCCTTCGGGGGAAAGATTTATCGGAGAAGGATCGGCCCGCGTTAGATTAGGTAGTTGGTGGGGTAACGGCCTACCAAGCCTACGATCTATAGCTGGTTTGAGAGGATGATCAGCAACACTGGGACTGAGACACGGCCCAGACTCCTACGGGAGGCAGCAGTGGGGAATCTTAGACAATGGGGGAAACCCTGATCTAGCCATGCCGCGTGAGTGACGAAGGCCCTAGGGTCGTAAAGCTCTTTCGCTGGGGAAGATAATGACTGTACCCAGTAAAGAAACCCCGGCTAACTCCGTGCCAGCAGCCGCGGTAATACGGAGGGGGTTAGCGTTGTTCGGAATTACTGGGCGTAAAGCGCGCGTAGGCGGACTATTAAGTCAGAGGTGAAATCCCAGGGCTCAACCCTGGAACTGCCTTTGATACTGGTAGTCTTGAGTTCGAGAGAGGTGAGTGGAATTGCGAGTGTAGAGGTGAAATTCGTAGATATTCGCAGGAACACCAGTGGCGAAGGCGGCTCACTGGCTCGATACTGACGCTGAGGTGCGAAAGTGTGGGGAGCAAACAGGATTAGATACCCTGGTAGTCCACACCGTAAACGATGAATGCCAGTCGTCGGCAAGCATGCTTGTCGGTGACACACCTAACGGATTAAGCATTCCGCCTGGGGAGTACGGCCGCAAGGTTAAAACTCAAAGGAATTGACGGGGGCCCGCACAAGCGGTGGAGCATGTGGTTTAATTCGAAGCAACGCGCAGAACCTTACCAACCCTTGACATCCTGATCGCGGTTACGAGAGATCGTTTCCTTCAGTTCGGCTGGATCAGTGACAGGTGCTGCATGGCTGTCGTCAGCTCGTGTCGTGAGATGTTCGGTTAAGTCCGGCAACGAGCGCAACCCACACCCTTAGTTGCCAGCAGTTCGGCTGGGCACTCTAAGGGAACTGCCCGTGATAAGCGGGAGGAAGGTGTGGATGACGTCAAGTCCTCATGGCCCTTACGGGTTGGGCTACACACGTGCTACAATGGCAGTGACAATGGGTTAATCCCCAAAAACTGTCTCAGTTCGGATTGTCGTCTGCAACTCGACGGCATGAAGTCGGAATCGCTAGTAATCGCGTAACAGCATGACGCGGTGAATACGTTCCCGGGCCTTGTACACACCGCCCGTCACACCATGGGAGTTGGGTTTACCCGAAGACGGTGCGCCAACCTTTCGAGGAGGCAGCCGGCCACGGTGAGCTCAGCGACTGGGGTGAAGTCGTAACAAGGTAGCCGTAGGGGAACCTGCGGCTGGATCACCTCCTTTCTAAGGATGATCCTAGATTTCAGGCTTGCCTGAAACGTGGATCACTTAGCAGCTGCATAGCAGCATAAGATCAACATAGTTGATCAAACTCGGGCCAGGCCGTCCTCATATCTCTTCAGTCCAAGGTTTCGCATCGCGGAACAAACCGGGGCGTTAGCTCAGCTGGGAGAGCACCTGCTTTGCAAGCAGGGGGTCATCGGTTCGATCCCGATACGCTCCACCAGATGGGTCGGTAGCTCAGGTGGTTAGAGCGCACGCCTGATAAGCGTGAGGTCGGAGGTTCAAGTCCTCCTCGACCCACCATCATCCTCGGTTGGATCGGCAAGCCGCTAGGCTTTCCTGTCCAATCGGACAATCGTCGGGGCAACCCGGCATTGACATCGTTTAGAGAGATACAAACATCAGAACTGCTGGTATCCCGAGTGTGGGAATACCCGGATCTGATCCTCCGAACTTCGCCTTTCCTCGGCGAACTCGGGTGCAGGGATCAGGTCAAGAGAGGCAGTTTTGTCCAAGTCAAGTACACTAACCAATACTCCACCACGAACCAGGGTGGAGTGGGAAAGTACGACTTTTGATCCAGTCGCTCCTTCGGGAGCAGGAAGCGGGCTCCGCTTGGGCCTTGCTTTTTCTGGGTCAAATCAAGCGCGAGAAGGGCGTTTGGTGGATGCCTTGGCAGTAAGAGGCGATGAAGGACGTGATACTCTGCGATAAGCCACGGTGAGGCGAGAATAGCCTTTGACCCGCGGATCTCCGAATGGGGCAACCCACCTGACAGTTCGTTATAATTTGCTTCGGCAATTTATAATGGGCTGAAACAGGTACTTAATTCCTGAATACATAGGGTTTTAAGAGCAAACCTGGGGAACTGAAACATCTAAGTACCCAGAGGAAAGGAAATCAATATGATACTCCCCTAGTAGCGGCGAGCGAACGGGGACCAGCCAAGCCATGAATGTGACTAGAATGAGATGGAAAGCTCAGCCGCAGCGGGTGACAGCCCCGTATAGGAAGCATGATTGGATGTATTAAGTAGGGCGGGACACGTGAAATCCTGTCTGAAGATCGGGGGACCACCCTCGAAGGCTAAGTACTCCTTACTGACCGATAGCGAACCAGTACCGTGAGGGAAAGGTGAAAAGCACCCCGACGAGGGGAGTGAAACAGTTTCTGAAACCGGACGCCTACAAGCAGTCGGAGGAGCCTCGAGCTCTGACGGCGTACCTTTTGTATAATGGGTCATCGACTTGGTCTAACATGCAAGCTTAAGCCGTTAGGTGTAGGCGCAGCGAAAGCGAGTCTTAATAGGGCGAATGAGTATGTTGGATCAGACCCGAAACCGAGTGATCTAGGCATGGCCAGGTTGAAGGTGAGGTAACACTCACTGGAGGACCGAACCCACATCTGTTGAAAAAGATCGGGATGAGCTGTGCCTAGGGGTGAAAGGCCAATCAAACTCGGAGATAGCTGGTTCTCCGCGAAAACTATTTAGGTAGTGCGTCATCCGAATACCCCGGGGGGTAGAGCACTGGATGGGTAATGGGGCCCCACAGGCTTACTGATCCTAACCAAACTCCGAATACCCGGAAGTACTAGATGGCAGACACACGGCGGGTGCTAACGTCCGTCGTGGAGAGGGAAACAACCCTGACCTACAGCTAAGGCCCCCAATTCATGGCTAAGTGGGAAAGCAGGTGGGACGACCAAAACAACCAGGAGGTTGGCTTAGAAGCAGCCATCCTTTAAAGATAGCGTAACAGCTCACTGGTCTAGATAAGTTGTCCTGCGGCGAAGATGTAACGGGGCTCAAGCCATGAGCCGAAGCTTAGGATGCGCATAGCGCATGGTAGCGGAGCGTAGTGTGACATAACTCCACGCCTTTCATACATCCTCCGGGGTGTATCGAAGGCAAGGAGTTTTCTGTGAAGCCGGCCTGTGAGGGATCCGGTGGAGAGATCACTAGCGAGAATGATGACATGAGTAGCGACAAACAGGGTGAGAGACCCTGTCGCCGAAAGTCCAAGGGTTCCTGCTTAAAGCTAATCTGAGCAGGGTAAGCCGGCCCCTAAGGCGAGGCAGAAATGCGTAGCCGATGGGAACCACGTTAATATTCGTGGGCCAGGAAGATGTGACGGATCCCGAAGGTAGTTCATCCTTATCGGATTGAATGGGCTGCTTAGGGGTTCCTGGAAATAGCCTTCCATCAGACCGTACCCTAAACCGACACAGGTGGACTGGTAGAGAATACCAAGGCGCTTGAGAGAACGATGTTGAAGGAACTCGGCAAAATACCTCCGTAAGTTCGCGAGAAGGAGGCCCGGGTTCAAGGCAACTTGGATCCGGGGGCACAAACCAGGGGGTGGCGACTGTTTACTAAAAACACAGGGCTCTGCGAAGTCGCAAGACGACGTATAGGGTCTGACGCCTGCCCGGTGCCTGAAGGTTAAAAGGAGGAGTGAGAGCTCCGAATTGAAGCCCAGGTAAACGGCGGCCGTAACTATAACGGTCCTAAGGTAGCGAAATTCCTTGTCGGGTAAGTTCCGACCTGCACGAATGGCGTAACGACTTCCCCGCTGTCTCCAACATCGACTCAGCGAAATTGAATTGCCTGTCAAGATGCAGGCTTCCCGCGGTTAGACGGAAAGACCCCGTGCACCTTTACTACAGCTTCACACTGGCATCAGGCACAACATGTGCAGGATAGGCGGTAGGCTTTGAACCAGGGACGCCAGTTCCTGGGGAGCCTTCCTTGAGATACCGCCCTTGTTCTGCTTGATGTCTAACCGCGGTCCGTTATCCGGATCCGGGACCCTGTGTGGCGGGTAGTTTGACTGGGGCGGTCGCCTCCCAAAGAGTAACGGAGGCGCGCGAAGGTTGGCTCAGAGCGGTCGGAAATCGCTCGTTGAGTGCAATGGCATAAGCCAGCCTGACTGCGAGACTGACAGGTCGAGCAGAGTCGAAAGACGGCCATAGTGATCCGGTGGTCCCGAGTGGAAGGGCCATCGCTCAACGGATAAAAGGTACGCCGGGGATAACAGGCTGATGGTGCCCAAGAGTCCATATCGACGGCACCGTTTGGCACCTCGATGTCGGCTCATCTCATCCTGGGGCTGGAGCATGTCCCAAGGGTACGGCTGTTCGCCGTTTAAAGAGGTACGTGAGCTGGGTTTAGAACGTCGTGAGACAGTTCGGTCCCTATCTGCCGTGGGTGTAGGATACTTGAGAGGAGTTGCCCCTAGTACGAGAGGACCGGGGTGAACGATCCACTGGTGGACCAGTTGTCGTGCCAACGGCAGTGCTGGGTAGCTATGATCGGAAAGGATAACCGCTGAAGGCATCTAAGCGGGAAGCCCCCCTCAAAACAAGGTATCCCTGAGGGCCGTGGTAGACCACCACGTCGATAGGCCGGAGATGTAAGTGCAGCAATGCATTCAGTTGACCGGTACTAATTGCCCGATAGGCTTGATTTGATCCAGTAACAGCAAGGCCGTTACTGATCGAAAGCCGTACTACACATACAGTGCTTGACTTGGATGATGGTTTCTTTCTCGGTTTGGTGGTCATAGCGCGAGCAAAACACCCAGCTCCATCCCGAACCTGGCCGTTAAGTGCCGTAGCGCCGATGGTACTGCGTCTTAAGACGTGGGAGAGTAGGTCGCCGCCAAACCTAGTAAGAAATCATCCGCCGTATCTCTCAAGACGATGACCAGCGCGAAAGTTCGGAAGCAGCAATCGCGCACCCAAGTGTCGCGGGGTGGAGCAGCCCGGTAGCTCGTCAGGCTCATAACCTGAAGGTCGTAGGTTCAAATCCTACCCCCGCAACCAAACTCCTCAAGAAAATAGATTAATTTCAATGCCTTGGGGGTGGAGAGATATCGCCGCTCGTTTAGCCCAAGCAATATCAGTGACTTAGCCTCGTAGGTGCAAATCACCCCGCAACCAAATGTGACGGAGTAGAGTAGCGGCCAGTCGGCGTCGTTCTCGTGATGGATAGGAGATATTTCGATACTATTTCAATAGCGTAAAGGGGTCCATGGCCGGCACGTTTTAATGCTTCTATCAGATTTTTTTCGCGACTCAGCGAGCCGATTTCAATCGGAAGCCGCTCGGTTCATGATCAAGACTCGGGTTGCAGCAGCGGTTCGGTGTCGGAACGCCCAAGACGCATATCAAGATCCCGTATCACTATGATGTATCATGTCTTTTGGTTTGTTGCGCTTGGTACACCGATGCCACGAGGGGGGCGATAACAACATTAACGCCCTTACGCAGCACCAAGTTGCCACCACTTAGCCCCAGCAGTGGTTCGGTTCGCCTTCTGAATTGATCTCGAAGAAAGGCAGCGCGCGTCGTTGAAGTGGTAGTAGGCGGAGGCTTGGCCGCCGACGATGCGTGTCGGCGAGGGCTTGGACCGGCAACTACTCGATATCTCCATCGCGGCGGTCCGGTTGTCCGAAGGCAAGCATGCACGTCTTTCGTCGCGTCCCCCGATAAGTTGCGATAGCCGCAGAGGCCTTGCGCGAATCAACACCGCTAACTTAACGTTAGGTTGAAGATCGAAAGGACATATTTCTTTGAAAGTTGTTCTAGCCGTTGTTTTCTCGATTGGATCGGTGTCTGCCGCATTTGCTGACTATGCAGCGGTGGACAAGCGGGTACGAACGGAACCCCTCGACTACCGCATCGCCTTTTGCTCCCGCCTTTCTGACGGAAATATCCTACCGACCCACGCATTCGTAATCTACACGCGCGCCGCGCCGGGGCAGTCTGCCGATTTCATGCTGGCGACTGGCTGGGCTCCCGCTGCGGGCAAGAAGTTCACGACGAGTGCGGTTGTCGGCGCTTTTTCCGAGGAAATCCTCACTGATCGCAGCCAGAATTGCCTGCCGGTTCTGGTCAATTCGGAGGCCTGGCAGGCAGCGCTTGACTCCGCCCGCGCGGTTGACTTCGAAGAGGTGTTCGAGGGCGATATCGACCAACTGGCCGAACGGTTCTCGGTGTATCGGTTGCTCGAGGACGACTGCATCACGTTCGTACAATTCATCGCTGGTAAGATCGGTTTGAAGGTCCCGGATCGGGGCGCGAAGCGGCCAGTGGACTACATACCGGAGCTTGCCAAGGCGAACGGCGCATGATGCGCGCCGATCCGTATTTGAGGGAGAAGTAATCGGCCGTATGGCCTGACGTTTTCAAATCGGGGGGATTTGCAGTGTCTGATTATTTGACTGGTTGTCCGGGGACGGCAATGTCTCCTCGCGTCATATTCCATGAAGGATGAAGACCCGCAGTTCGTCGCGCGCGCTCTGCCGCTGACGCGGCGCGCCTTTCTGGGAACGACCGCGGGGGGATTGGCGGCTACCGGTCTTGGCGCGCAAGGAATTCATGAAGATTTTGATCTGAGCTTCGATTTCTCTGAAGATCGGCGCTATCTGACCGTCAGCATCATCATGGGCGATCTGGCGACACTCCAGGCGGGTTTGCACTCCGTCAAGACTGATCGCGAACGTTTCGAAGCATGGCAACGCTTTCGCCAAGGGTTGTTTGCTGATGACATCGTCTGGACGGTGGATGCCCGCAAGTTCGGCCGGGAAGCCCGGTTCGAAGTGCGTGTGGAGGGGATCGAAACCAGCCCCGAGTACCGGCTGGAGGTCCTTGGCATCCGCTACGGTCGCGAGGCCAACCGTACGCTGACCATCAGTTTCAAGCGGTTCGTTCGCGGTGGTCGACGGACCTGGGCCATTCTTGGAGAGACCAATGTTTGGTCCGGCAGCCAGGCCGGCGCTTTCTTTGATCTGGGTGCCACGACGACGGGGCGGTTCCTTGATTTCCGCGCCTTTGTCCGAGAGGACGCTCCGTTCCTGCAGACCATCCGGCGCAGTCGCGCCGCCGGGTTTTTCCGCCGCGTGTCGAACACGCTGATCGCGCCGATCGGCGATGACACGCTCCTCCGTCTGCATCCCAACGGCGACTGGACCTATGGTGGCGCGCCGAACTTGCCGTTCGTGCGTGCGATGAACGGCAACCTGACGCTCGGACGGGTGCGGGTCGGTTGGTGCCTTGGCACCAGCGATGGCGGAGCGGAGGACGACCCGATGTGCGTGGCCCTTGGCGATGCCAGCGCGTCCGCCGTGGTGGCCTTCGGCGATGTCTTCGGGGATGTCGATATCACCTATGGCAGTGGCCGAAGTTTGCGTTTGACCGCCGAGAACCCGGACGCGTCGCCGCTTCGCGCCGTGATGCGGACGGCTGACCGGGACGAGGGACGGGGCACGGCCGTCTATCCCCGCGTGTCCGAAATGCGAATCGAGGCTGTCTGGTCCGCGCGCGCCGAGATCGATGGAGTCGAAACCGGGCCCTTCAGAGGACTTCGGGGCATACTCGCACGGCGCGCGGCGCTGCCGATCTCCGGCATTTCAGGCGATCCGGTGCGGTTCGACAATGCGGTCGAGTTCAGTGCCGATTTCACGGCTCGTGATGTGGTGCGTTTCAACTCTGAACTCGGCACCGTCGTTGCGCTGGGTCTCAGGGCTGAGGCGGAGGAGGAAGGCGTCGTTCCACCGCTCTTCCGAAACCTGTCCGGCGCGCAATTCCGCGCCGCGCTTCGCTCGCAGACGATCGGTACATCGAATGCGCCGATCCTCCAGTGGCTGGAAGCGAACCTTGAACTGGTCGAGGCGGCTTTCGCGTTGCCAGATGCCCATTACAGCCGTCTGATCTTTGATCCGACCGAGTTCCGCGTTCTCTTCGAGGCAGCTGAGAACCGCGAAGACGATCCCGTCGCGACGGAGACCGGGCAATATCAGGGCTCGTTCCTGGCGCTTGGGCCGGTCGGACCGGACGCGTTGCGCGGGTATTTCGGACTGTCGCGCGCGAAGCTTTACGCGGCGCGCGCCGATGACATGGCGTGTATGAATTTCCGCTTTCAGGGCCTTGGGCTCGCCATCACGGATAGCGACCATGAAATCGTGATGGAGCAGGCGGTTTGCGGAGCGGAAACCGCGCCGAACTTGACCAGCGGTGCGGTTGATCCGCAACACGGCCCCCGTGACACGCGGCCGTTGCTGGTGGCCGAATTCCCACCGCAACACGTGCTGGAAGAGGCATGTTTTGTGCCCGCGCCAACGCCGCTGCCGGACCTGACGCCCGACAGGCAACTCAGCAAACGCACATTTCTGGAGCGCACAGATGGCGCGCTCACGCGGGTACAATTGCAGCCTGACACCAAGAGCGATTTCACCAACGAGAGATGGGTGGTCGATCCCTTCGACAAATCGGCGGTTTCGGTCGCGTTGTCTCGTCTCGTGCGCGTAAACGACCGAAAGCTCTTTCGAGAGGAGGTCAAGAAAGTCAAAGTCGAGGAAACAGCCGACGATACCAAGGCGTTTTCTCTAGTCTACTCGGCGTTGGAGAATGCGACCGCGCCCGGCATGTCACGCACGCTTCTGTTTCTCGGGATCGACACGCGCACGCTGCCTGCCGACCAGAAGGTCTATATCGGGCCGATCGCGCTCGATCCCGATACCTCTATCGTGCTGCGCCAGATCCAGCGCGACTTGCAGGCGGCGGTGATCGACGAGCTTGTCACGGCGATGTTTGCGGCGGTCAGAGAGCAGGCGAGCCGACTCGCCGCCGCGGACGAGGACGACATTCGCGGGTTCGAGACGAATTTTTCGGCCGCCCTCGCGCTTGAGGGCCGAGTGGAAGCCG
Coding sequences within:
- the msrQ gene encoding protein-methionine-sulfoxide reductase heme-binding subunit MsrQ → MIDALNTSLRKLPAWTLYIVAPLPAAFWLWQGATGASGPEPIKALEHSLGEFALQLLIVGLAVTPLRKWTGLNLLKFRRAIGVVSFFYVLLHFLTWLVLDMSLLWGQILGDIVKRPYITIGFIGFVLLIPLAVTSNNASVRKLGARWRKLHKLVYPAVLLGGLHWVWLAKGWQVEPLLYMGAILAILALRVIPKPRKRALVA
- a CDS encoding FMN-binding glutamate synthase family protein, encoding MDWAGWALEFLAFALLIFIGLAMLLAVVLFVIDKTQTQDAIRRNYPVIGRFRHLFSTLGEFFRQYFFAMDREELPFNRAQRDWVKHAAAGHSNTVAFGSTRNISVVGTPIFVNAAFPPLDDQFASTEPMLIGPHCRTPHTAKSIFNISGMSYGALSKPAVRALSRGAKLADIWMNTGEGGVSPYHFEGGCDLVFQIGTAKYGVRDHDGNLSDEKLGELADHPQVKMIEVKLAQGAKPGKGGILPAAKVTPEIAEIRGIRVGEASISPNRHPEIDDWADLLDYIAHVREVTGKPVGFKTVIGNIEVWRPLFKLIEERGEASAPDFITIDGGEGGTGAAPMPLMDLVGMPIREALPLFNNLRDEFGLKERIRLVASGKMVNPGDVALALALGADFVTSARGFMFSLGCIQALKCNKNTCPTGITTHNPRFQKGLVVEDKDRKVAAYAKSVIKEVETIAHSVGVAEPRLMRRRHVRLVQPDGTSIPFNRILPSFNAPPE
- the msrP gene encoding protein-methionine-sulfoxide reductase catalytic subunit MsrP, translated to MAHRWTNKLTKADVTPEAIWLNRRQIIAGLTAAGMAGALAGRAEAAGDTLEPNSFDDITSYNNYYEFGTGKNDPADNAGALDTSNWSIEIDGMVDRPGTYTLADLIDGLTEEERIYRFRCVEAWSMIVPWNGFELADLLAKAGVQEAARYVAFETVVQPENMPGVRRKVIPFPYVEGLRIDEAMHPLTMMATGIYGKPMPNQNGAPIRLVVPWKYGFKSIKSIVRISLVADEPPTTWNNLNAREYGFYSNVNPQVSHPRWSQASERVIGGGLFAKRQETLMFNGYEEEVAALYDGMDLTKNY